A stretch of Apis cerana isolate GH-2021 linkage group LG1, AcerK_1.0, whole genome shotgun sequence DNA encodes these proteins:
- the LOC107994834 gene encoding matrix metalloproteinase-24-like: MELFYIFFYIFFLLKKCESIPVDSVVKNISSSLSAIDFMKKYGYLESGVANSDALYQKTAITNAVKTLQKFGNIPITGQLDNTTLELMASPRCGLPDILRKKENQQRKKRYIISLEKKRNIYLYIF; the protein is encoded by the exons atggagttattttatattttcttctatatcttttttcttctgaaAAAATGTGAATCAATACCTGTTGATTCagtagttaaaaatatttcgtcatCTTTGTCTGCg atagattttatgaaaaagtatGGATATTTGGAAAGTGGAGTAGCTAATTCGGATGCGTTATACCAAAAAACTGCTATAACAAATGCAGTAAAAACTTtgcaaaaatttggaaatattccGATCACTGGTCAACTGGATAATACAACACTTGAG CTAATGGCATCTCCACGATGTGGCCTTCCTGATAtattaaggaaaaaagaaaatcaacaaCGAAAAAAACGTTATATAATAagcttagaaaaaaaaagaaatatatatttatatatattttaa